GATGTGTTAGCTTTGTGTTGTGATCGgcttttttccataatttttttttcattcatttatttgtttccatTATGTAAATATTTGGATTGTGGGTTTCTATGTTAAAACTGACAATAACTTCCTGTTATTATTTTGACCCTAGTGAACACTTTTTAACCTCTGTATGTCATCACAACAAACATGAATTCAGGTTTTAATAAGACATATCTAAGTTCACCCAACATCTGCACACTTAATGTTGGTTTTTCCATTAATGTATCCCCTATCTTTATGTCATCACAACAAACATGAATTCAGGTTTTAAAAAGGCACATCATCTAAGTTCACCCAACTTCTGCACACActgcatctacagtatgtcaACGGAAACAGCAGTTGCACTCGGCTTTGTCCTCATTGACTTTGTTCACATGACCTACAGCAGGTGGTTTGTGCTGGTCTCCACGACAGCAACAAGAAAATAGAGCCCCATGTGTTTACTTTTAGAAAGTTTACCTTTATGGAGGTTATTGTTATGAATTAATGCATTAGATGCTCCTGCGTGAGTATGGAGATAGATTTACGTAGCATTTTGGAATGAAAGCCTTTCAGgtaataaatattcataataatttTTCAGATTTCTGTACAGTGCAGTGAGTTCATTCAGGCCTGTTGCGTCGCCTGAGGCCAGATGCAGGCTGCTCCGCTCTGACCTCCTCAATGTTTATCTCGGAAGAATCCTCTAGCGAAGGCATGAGCTCACACTCCTCCaatccttcctcctcttctctgtcaacctcctccatttcctcctcatcccctttttcttcttcctctgcttcccCGTCAGACTCCTCCGGTATTAGCTCCTTCATGTCCTCACCCTCTGTTGCAGCTTCATCTTTAGCTTCTAAAGGTTTTTGATAGACTTTTTCAGAAGCTGCCACTGTTCCAGCAGAGGGCTGTGTGTCCACCAGATAGGTGTCGCTGGCCCCGAGTGACTCAATGAGGTCATCAAGATTACGCTCACAGGATGCCTctgaaagaaacacaacaattcaTACTAAGTTTATCTACTGGCTATCAACACCTATGAGGGAGTCATATGTTATGACTGTGCCTACGTCCTTTTATCCGAAACTGCTGAAAGTCTTTGCAAACCAAATAAACCAGCTAAACCACATTTGTAAGATAAAACTAGATGCAaaacaattttctgtttttatgtggcTGGCCATGTTGAATTTCAAATTGTGGTTTACTTCTGTCACAACTAAATGCAACAATgacgctgcacagagactcagTTTGCATTCTGCAGATGCTCACCGTTGATGTTGAGAGGTGGACAGTCCATTCCTCTCTTCTTCATCAGGTATCGGATGGTCTGGAGTTGGCTCATGATCTCATTCTTCTGGTCTTGTGCCACCGACTTCACGCTGCAGAAAAATGAGAACAGAAAACTGTTATGTACttcaaataataaatgaatgacttttatattttgtgcCATGTATGCTACATTAGATGACATGACACATGCCAGATATAAATAAAGACTTCTGACAGTTATTAATTATGTTCTTAAAAAACAGTTCATTGCTACATAATATACATGATCCTAAACAAGACTTGTTGAAGCCCTTTATCTATGCTATCAGACTGCTTGAGTACAGCCAAACTGGGATCCTGTTTCAGAACCACAACTGTTTAAACAAAGTAGACAAGGTGTGACACAACATAACACGAGACAGTGATGTACAAAACCTTTACTTAATCAGATGATCTCACTGAGATCAAGACCTGAgtacagcagagaggaagagagcaaACAATCATCACTCACCAGTTAGTGAGCGGGTCCAGCTGGGTGAGGATGGAATTGAGCATCCTTTCTGTCTGCGCTAGCCTTTGTTCCAGTTCATTCAACTGGTTctctgcacaaaaacaaacacatatacacaagaGGATTAAAAAAACCCCAGGCGTCTCAATTACTCGTAATAAAACTAGagtaaaaacacatgaatgcaaACAGAAATCCCATTGCGTGCAACACACACCTGCCTCCACAGATTTTTTGGCTCCTTTTGTAAATTTGTCCTTTTGTGCCTGGTCATCTGCGGACTTGATCTGCGAGTtgaaaaaaggcagaaataaacattatgTGCTTCACATGTTGTAAGAAGATGCA
This genomic window from Thunnus maccoyii chromosome 23, fThuMac1.1, whole genome shotgun sequence contains:
- the ccdc107 gene encoding coiled-coil domain-containing protein 107, with amino-acid sequence MVLSTSQQVALAFTAVLFTFVVLPRLFGVGGGAGAKETRFDPRYTRKAGPGPGAVRGQPINVNTPGSPQSPENMQQMKKLMEQELKGDKYKSNSNKGYVFTLMPLYAIGVGVFAAYKFLKIKSADDQAQKDKFTKGAKKSVEAENQLNELEQRLAQTERMLNSILTQLDPLTNCVKSVAQDQKNEIMSQLQTIRYLMKKRGMDCPPLNINEASCERNLDDLIESLGASDTYLVDTQPSAGTVAASEKVYQKPLEAKDEAATEGEDMKELIPEESDGEAEEEEKGDEEEMEEVDREEEEGLEECELMPSLEDSSEINIEEVRAEQPASGLRRRNRPE